One window from the genome of Chloroherpetonaceae bacterium encodes:
- a CDS encoding DUF2520 domain-containing protein, whose translation MITHIKVQDYRIALVGTGALGSQLALVLHQLGFSIDCLINRTLDDALELSRKIKTKVISDQVEDIPKAINLLLIAVQDSKIPEVVKQYAEHNHNLKHLTVVHFSGALTTDVLLPLGRRGALTLSMHPYQTFTKKILPNYPEKFKCYYGLQSDEEEGIEFGKFLAHQFGGKILILPKEAKTLYHISSVMLSNYMVTLTSVASELFAALGTPQREAFKVFEPIMRSMLDNLRDSERIWDALSGPIERGDVATVKRHLAELSEQMPHLISVYAAMAMETVRVAVQKGSISQDEAGIMLDDLENYLRRESEFEE comes from the coding sequence ATGATAACACATATTAAAGTTCAGGATTATCGCATCGCCTTAGTGGGAACAGGAGCTTTGGGCTCACAACTTGCACTCGTTCTTCACCAGCTAGGATTTTCAATCGATTGCCTGATTAATCGAACCCTTGATGATGCGCTTGAGCTCAGCCGAAAGATTAAAACCAAAGTCATTTCAGATCAGGTTGAGGATATCCCCAAAGCCATCAATCTCTTACTGATTGCCGTACAGGATAGTAAAATTCCTGAAGTTGTGAAGCAATATGCCGAGCACAATCATAATCTAAAGCATTTAACGGTCGTACACTTTTCTGGCGCACTTACAACCGATGTCCTCTTACCGCTTGGTCGCCGCGGCGCACTCACGCTTTCAATGCACCCTTATCAAACCTTTACCAAAAAGATTTTGCCCAATTACCCTGAGAAATTCAAGTGCTACTATGGATTGCAATCCGATGAGGAAGAAGGAATTGAGTTTGGAAAATTTTTAGCACATCAATTTGGCGGTAAAATTTTAATCCTTCCCAAAGAAGCCAAGACACTTTATCATATTTCCTCGGTCATGCTTTCAAATTATATGGTGACCCTAACAAGTGTTGCCTCCGAACTTTTTGCAGCCTTGGGCACTCCTCAGCGCGAAGCTTTCAAGGTCTTTGAACCCATTATGCGTAGCATGCTCGATAACCTTCGCGATAGCGAACGCATTTGGGACGCGCTCTCCGGCCCCATCGAACGCGGCGATGTCGCAACCGTAAAACGGCATCTCGCTGAACTTTCAGAGCAAATGCCGCATTTGATTAGTGTCTATGCCGCAATGGCGATGGAGACAGTCCGTGTGGCGGTGCAAAAAGGCTCAATCTCGCAAGACGAAGCCGGCATTATGCTCGATGACCTCGAAAACTACCTTCGCCGTGAAAGCGAATTTGAAGAATAA
- the rdgB gene encoding RdgB/HAM1 family non-canonical purine NTP pyrophosphatase has protein sequence MLDKTPVALIIATKNQDKFKEIQAFFETELNKLNTRFSFHSLLNVNIPETVEDQETLHQNAEKKSLEAFNALKDNFEKRIVIADDTGLIVPSLGGAPGVFSARYASDKVQGRKPTYDENVSKLLSEMEGSQARDAYFLTVMAITHNLNEKRECVFVEGKLEGEILIERRGTNGFGYDPVFLISNFDKTLAELTMEEKNQISHRAKALQGAKLFLQSLFENVSE, from the coding sequence ATGCTTGATAAAACACCTGTTGCTTTAATTATCGCAACCAAGAACCAAGATAAATTCAAGGAGATTCAAGCGTTTTTTGAAACTGAATTAAATAAGTTGAACACTCGATTTTCGTTTCATTCGCTGCTCAACGTTAATATCCCTGAAACTGTTGAGGATCAAGAAACCCTTCACCAAAATGCCGAAAAGAAATCCCTTGAAGCCTTCAATGCTTTAAAGGATAATTTTGAAAAACGAATTGTCATCGCTGACGACACGGGTCTCATTGTTCCTTCTCTTGGTGGTGCACCCGGTGTATTTTCTGCACGATATGCATCAGATAAAGTGCAGGGTCGAAAGCCGACATATGATGAAAATGTGAGCAAATTGCTTTCTGAAATGGAAGGAAGTCAGGCGCGAGATGCCTATTTTCTGACGGTAATGGCAATAACTCATAACCTCAATGAAAAGCGTGAATGCGTTTTCGTAGAAGGTAAGCTTGAAGGGGAGATTTTGATTGAGCGTCGTGGAACAAATGGCTTTGGCTACGACCCCGTTTTTTTGATTTCAAATTTCGATAAAACCTTAGCTGAACTTACGATGGAAGAGAAAAATCAAATCAGCCATAGAGCTAAGGCTTTACAAGGTGCAAAATTATTTTTGCAATCCCTTTTTGAAAATGTTTCCGAATAA
- a CDS encoding pyridoxine 5'-phosphate synthase, translating into MRLAVNIDHIATLRNARREKEPDPVQAAILAELAGAEGIVCHLREDRRHIQDRDLAALRATVKSKLDLEMAMTEEMLRIAINTKPDLVTLVPENRAELTTEGGLNVSKMQDSLKPFIKALKAQGIPTSLFIEPDIKAVELSKAVGADFIEIHTGKYASLKSDRLIENELKTIQSAVTAAKNLGLRVNAGHGLNYHNIQAFAKLRGIEEVSIGHSLIARAALVGIEQAVRDMISLIYQNKHS; encoded by the coding sequence ATGAGACTCGCTGTCAACATCGATCATATCGCAACACTCAGAAACGCTCGCCGCGAAAAGGAACCCGATCCCGTTCAAGCCGCAATCCTCGCCGAACTCGCCGGCGCTGAAGGAATTGTCTGCCATCTTCGTGAAGATCGACGGCATATCCAAGACCGCGATCTCGCTGCTTTGCGTGCTACCGTAAAATCAAAACTTGACCTCGAAATGGCAATGACCGAAGAAATGCTTCGTATTGCCATCAACACAAAACCCGATTTGGTGACCCTTGTTCCTGAAAATCGCGCGGAACTGACAACCGAAGGTGGATTGAATGTTTCAAAAATGCAAGACAGCCTTAAGCCGTTTATCAAAGCACTCAAGGCGCAGGGAATTCCAACAAGTTTATTTATTGAGCCCGATATAAAGGCAGTTGAACTCTCTAAAGCTGTAGGGGCAGATTTCATCGAAATTCATACAGGTAAATACGCATCCCTAAAATCGGATCGATTAATCGAAAATGAATTGAAAACAATTCAAAGTGCAGTAACTGCTGCCAAAAACTTAGGGCTTCGGGTGAATGCAGGTCACGGATTGAATTATCACAATATTCAAGCTTTTGCAAAACTTCGTGGAATCGAAGAAGTGAGCATTGGGCATTCCCTAATTGCCCGCGCCGCGCTTGTGGGTATCGAACAGGCAGTTCGAGATATGATTTCACTTATTTATCAAAATAAACATTCATGA